A section of the Marinimicrobium koreense genome encodes:
- a CDS encoding 2-hydroxyacid dehydrogenase has translation MKVAVFSSKPYDKAFLTSANQGRHELVFHETALNTTSAILAQDCTAVCCFVNDQLGADVLEILAKQGVKLIAMRCAGYNQVDLNAARAQGITLTRVPEYSPHAIAEHTLALILMLNRQLHRAHYRVHENDYSLDGLLGFDLFGKTVGVIGTGKIGATFARIMLGLGCRVIAYDPFPDEALQTAGVDYVALDALWSQSDIISLHCPLTPDNHHLINADALLKMKPGVMLINTGRGGLLDTKAVIAGLKSRQVGYLGLDVYEEESDLFFEDHSSQLLQDDVFARLLTFPNVVITGHQAFFTREALAAIADTTLKNLTGFEQQDRTLMHLIESP, from the coding sequence ATGAAAGTTGCCGTATTCAGCAGCAAACCTTACGACAAGGCGTTTCTGACCAGTGCCAATCAGGGGCGCCACGAGCTGGTATTTCACGAAACCGCGCTCAACACCACCAGCGCGATTCTCGCCCAGGACTGCACCGCCGTCTGCTGTTTCGTCAACGACCAGTTGGGCGCGGACGTGTTGGAGATTCTGGCAAAGCAGGGCGTAAAACTCATTGCCATGCGCTGCGCGGGCTACAATCAGGTTGATCTGAACGCCGCCCGCGCCCAGGGAATCACCCTGACCCGGGTGCCGGAGTATTCTCCCCATGCCATTGCCGAACACACACTCGCCCTGATTCTGATGCTGAACCGGCAACTGCATCGGGCGCACTACCGCGTTCATGAAAACGACTACTCACTTGACGGCCTGCTCGGCTTCGACCTGTTTGGCAAAACGGTCGGCGTGATCGGCACCGGTAAAATCGGTGCTACCTTTGCGCGGATCATGCTCGGGCTGGGCTGTCGGGTGATCGCCTACGACCCGTTTCCCGACGAAGCGCTGCAAACCGCCGGCGTGGATTACGTTGCACTCGACGCCCTCTGGTCGCAGTCCGACATCATCTCCCTGCACTGCCCCCTGACCCCGGACAACCATCATCTGATCAACGCCGATGCCCTGCTAAAAATGAAACCGGGGGTGATGCTGATCAATACCGGTCGCGGCGGCCTGCTCGATACCAAAGCGGTCATTGCCGGGCTGAAGTCCCGGCAGGTGGGTTACCTGGGGCTGGACGTGTATGAAGAGGAAAGCGATCTGTTTTTTGAAGATCACTCCAGCCAACTGTTGCAGGATGATGTGTTTGCCCGACTGCTGACATTCCCCAACGTCGTGATCACCGGACACCAGGCGTTCTTCACCCGCGAGGCACTGGCCGCCATTGCAGACACCACCCTGAAGAACCTCACCGGATTCGAACAGCAAGACCGGACCCTGATGCACTTGATCGAGTCACCGTAG
- a CDS encoding cation-translocating P-type ATPase yields the protein MDTHDLAPPSPTDSQLEEPVHALTAKQTLRHLDSTANGLSAANAEKRLAQWGPNALPTQPPTPGWKRWLRQFHNLFIYVLLVSGLISLFLGHWVDAGVITGVVLINATIGFVQEGKAEQALRAILSMSRSQCLVLRDGATLTLDSEALVPGDVVLLQAGDKVPADIRLLESKSIRCDEALLTGESQAVDKVTAPVSAEAPLAERLNMAYMGTLITYGSGRGVVTQTGSHTEIGTINRMVQGVTLSSTPLQRQLQRFAGQMTLAILLITVATVVLGALLHNQSLATLFQGAIGIAVAAIPEGLPAVVTITLALGVERMARKRSLMRRLPAVEVLGSVDVICSDKTGTLTANAMTARALVTSTHRYTVSGEGYTPEGDIKAEPHSSGDSAGSDSVTTASRIALLCNDANLTEEQGEWQLHGDPTEGALLVLAMKHGLEANQCRRKWPRIDSLPFETEKRYMAVLHDHPDGDREMAIKGAPDRLLELCREQLGPNGPEPLDRDYWHRQMEQLASKGMRVMALARKPMDSEQTELHHHHMESGLVMVALVGISDPPRPEAVEAIAQCHAAGIRVLMITGDNPVTAAAIGRELGLNSERVVSGAELDRMNDAERIAVVDQVDLFARTSPANKLQLVESLQARGHTVAMTGDGVNDAPALRSSDIGIAMGQKGTDAAKEAADFVLTDDNFATITHAVAEGRTVYDNIVKAIAFILPTNLAQAVVIVLAILFGWLLPITPVQILWVNMVTAVTLALAMAFEQSEANIMQRPPRPRNQGLITGTLLYRILLVGGLGALTVFTLFEWQMSASGDEALARSVAVNALVLFEIFYLLSARTLNDSLWHRRYWQGLRPTLVAIALVLLFQGVFTYWPISQRIFDVGALSVSHWLVLVLSTSPILLIVELEKFLTRHLRGH from the coding sequence ATGGATACCCACGACCTGGCACCTCCCTCCCCGACTGACTCACAGTTGGAAGAGCCAGTTCACGCTCTCACCGCCAAACAGACACTGAGACACCTGGACAGCACCGCCAACGGACTGAGCGCTGCTAATGCGGAAAAACGACTGGCCCAATGGGGGCCGAACGCCCTGCCCACCCAACCGCCGACACCGGGCTGGAAGCGCTGGCTCCGGCAATTTCACAATCTCTTCATTTACGTTCTGCTTGTCAGCGGGTTGATCAGTCTGTTTCTCGGTCATTGGGTGGATGCCGGCGTCATTACCGGGGTGGTATTGATCAATGCCACCATCGGTTTTGTGCAGGAGGGCAAAGCCGAGCAGGCCCTGCGCGCCATTCTGTCCATGAGCCGAAGCCAGTGCCTGGTGCTGCGCGACGGGGCGACCCTCACCCTCGACAGCGAAGCACTGGTGCCGGGTGATGTGGTACTGCTGCAAGCCGGCGACAAAGTCCCCGCCGATATCCGTCTGCTGGAAAGTAAAAGCATCCGCTGTGACGAAGCGTTACTCACTGGTGAATCCCAGGCCGTTGATAAAGTCACCGCACCGGTAAGCGCCGAAGCGCCCCTGGCGGAACGGCTCAATATGGCCTATATGGGCACCCTGATCACCTACGGCAGCGGACGCGGTGTGGTTACTCAGACCGGCTCACACACCGAGATTGGCACCATCAACCGGATGGTTCAGGGCGTGACCTTGAGTTCGACGCCGCTGCAGCGCCAACTGCAACGCTTCGCCGGACAAATGACCCTGGCCATTCTGTTGATCACCGTCGCCACCGTTGTTCTGGGTGCGCTGCTGCATAACCAGAGCCTGGCCACGCTGTTTCAGGGCGCGATCGGTATTGCCGTTGCGGCCATTCCCGAAGGCCTGCCCGCCGTGGTCACCATCACCCTCGCGCTCGGGGTGGAGCGCATGGCCCGCAAACGCTCACTGATGCGGCGCCTGCCCGCGGTGGAAGTGCTCGGTTCGGTGGACGTGATCTGTTCGGATAAAACCGGCACTCTCACCGCCAATGCCATGACCGCGCGTGCGCTGGTCACCAGCACCCACCGGTACACGGTAAGCGGCGAGGGCTACACGCCGGAAGGCGATATCAAGGCGGAGCCTCACTCCTCGGGCGACAGTGCCGGCAGTGACTCCGTTACCACCGCCTCCCGCATCGCCCTGTTGTGCAACGATGCCAACCTGACCGAGGAGCAGGGCGAGTGGCAGTTGCACGGCGACCCCACCGAGGGTGCTCTGCTGGTATTGGCAATGAAACACGGGTTGGAGGCCAATCAGTGTCGACGCAAATGGCCGCGCATTGACAGTCTCCCGTTCGAAACCGAAAAACGCTATATGGCCGTGTTGCATGACCACCCCGACGGCGACCGGGAAATGGCGATCAAGGGCGCGCCCGATCGGCTGTTGGAGCTGTGCCGCGAGCAGCTCGGTCCGAATGGCCCGGAACCACTGGACCGGGATTACTGGCACCGCCAGATGGAGCAGCTCGCCTCGAAAGGGATGCGGGTCATGGCTCTGGCTCGCAAACCGATGGACAGCGAACAGACCGAGCTGCATCACCACCATATGGAAAGCGGTCTGGTCATGGTGGCGCTGGTCGGCATCAGCGATCCGCCCCGCCCCGAAGCTGTCGAGGCAATCGCCCAGTGTCACGCGGCCGGTATTCGGGTTCTGATGATTACCGGCGACAATCCGGTAACCGCCGCCGCCATCGGCCGCGAGCTGGGCCTGAACAGCGAGAGGGTGGTCAGCGGTGCGGAGCTCGACCGGATGAATGACGCCGAGCGCATCGCTGTGGTCGATCAGGTCGATCTGTTCGCCCGCACCAGTCCGGCCAACAAACTGCAACTGGTGGAATCACTGCAAGCCCGGGGGCATACCGTGGCCATGACCGGCGACGGCGTCAACGACGCCCCCGCCCTGCGCTCCTCTGACATTGGCATCGCCATGGGCCAGAAAGGCACCGACGCCGCCAAGGAGGCCGCCGACTTCGTACTGACCGATGACAACTTTGCCACCATTACGCATGCCGTAGCAGAAGGGCGCACTGTGTACGACAATATTGTGAAGGCCATTGCGTTCATCCTGCCCACCAATCTGGCCCAGGCCGTCGTCATCGTGCTCGCCATTCTGTTCGGTTGGCTGTTGCCGATTACACCGGTGCAGATTCTATGGGTCAATATGGTCACTGCGGTCACTCTCGCACTGGCCATGGCTTTCGAGCAGAGCGAAGCCAACATCATGCAGCGCCCGCCCCGCCCCCGTAACCAGGGCCTGATTACCGGCACGCTGCTCTACCGGATCCTGCTGGTCGGTGGTCTTGGCGCGCTCACGGTATTCACCCTGTTTGAGTGGCAGATGTCGGCCTCGGGAGACGAGGCTCTGGCACGCTCCGTTGCGGTCAATGCGCTGGTACTGTTTGAAATATTCTATTTACTGAGTGCGCGTACCCTGAACGATTCCCTGTGGCACCGTCGCTATTGGCAGGGGTTACGCCCGACACTGGTAGCCATTGCACTGGTGCTGTTGTTTCAGGGGGTGTTTACCTATTGGCCGATCAGTCAACGTATTTTTGATGTCGGCGCTTTGAGTGTGAGTCATTGGCTGGTACTGGTGCTGTCGACCAGTCCGATTCTATTGATCGTCGAGTTGGAAAAGTTTCTGACCCGACACCTGCGCGGACACTGA
- the glgP gene encoding alpha-glucan family phosphorylase — protein sequence MALSSRPLPEALAILRELSLDLYWSWNHDGDQLWQQLNPEVWEHTQNPVEVLQLTSDEQLQKIARDKNFLAALNTLTQARDAYLTDTSWYQQHYANSALKGIAYLSMEYGLCDALPLYAGGLGMLAGDYLKTASDLGVPVVAVGLLYQQGYFHQSLDDTGWQRETYLYNDPGSLPLRRAQAKDGSWLHIDTEFLCRRVRFRVWQVTVGRITLYLLDSNDPRNQAGDRGITSQLYGGNRELRLVQEIALGICGWRLLDTLGCGDYVCHLNEGHAAFATLERMRTYCERHKVSFDEALWATRAGNIFTTHTPVAAGFDRYPIEVLRRYIDEFSQQLGVPAERLLALGKANPEDSTEWFNMAWLAMRTCAFANGVSALHGAVSRTIFQPLFPRWPEREVPIGHVTNGVHVPTWDSSRADNEWRQLFGPDRWRQDLERMPTDTIEQLDNHRLWQMKGQGRAQLVDYVRRRLGHQWRRESDPGQCAVFSEQPLDPNVLTLGFARRFAEYKRPNLLLHNPDRLAALLNHPQHPVQLIVAGKAHPADQWGKNALQAWYRFARRADVKDRVVFLEDYDIELAQHLVQGVDVWLNTPRRPWEACGTSGMKVLVNGGLNLSSLDGWWAEAWHAEVGWALGDGDVHGEEQDDDDATALYELLEQDIAPCFYHRDDADIPTDWLERVRHSMAQLTASFSCNRMLQEYIEGYYLPAAQLLANRTKEKGALAAELFQWHSGLSQHWHEIHLGELQFDERDGHRRVGLNVQLGGLNPEHLTVELIADPTDAESAITLALTPASTLQSATHSYRYEGQLDSARPDGDFTARVVPRHPAAMIPAEHQKIIWQSR from the coding sequence ATGGCCCTATCCTCTCGCCCGTTACCGGAAGCCCTCGCCATTTTGCGAGAGCTGTCCCTGGATCTGTATTGGAGCTGGAATCACGATGGCGACCAGCTCTGGCAACAACTGAACCCGGAGGTGTGGGAACACACCCAAAACCCGGTGGAGGTATTGCAACTGACCAGCGACGAACAACTTCAGAAAATCGCCCGGGACAAAAACTTCCTCGCCGCACTGAACACTCTGACCCAGGCGAGGGATGCCTACCTCACCGACACCAGCTGGTATCAACAGCACTACGCCAACTCGGCGCTCAAAGGCATTGCCTATCTCAGTATGGAGTACGGCCTCTGCGATGCCCTGCCGCTGTACGCCGGGGGGCTGGGCATGCTCGCCGGAGACTACCTGAAAACCGCCAGCGATCTGGGTGTACCGGTGGTCGCCGTGGGGCTGCTGTATCAGCAGGGCTATTTCCACCAGAGCCTGGATGACACCGGATGGCAACGGGAAACCTATCTGTACAACGACCCGGGCAGCCTGCCCCTGCGCCGGGCTCAGGCGAAAGACGGCAGCTGGCTGCATATTGATACCGAATTTCTTTGTCGGCGGGTGCGTTTTCGGGTCTGGCAGGTCACGGTCGGGCGCATCACCCTGTATCTGCTCGACAGTAATGATCCGCGCAACCAGGCGGGCGACCGGGGCATCACCAGTCAACTCTACGGCGGCAACCGCGAGCTGCGTCTGGTGCAGGAAATTGCTCTGGGCATTTGCGGCTGGCGATTGTTGGACACCCTCGGTTGTGGAGACTACGTCTGTCATCTGAACGAAGGACATGCGGCATTCGCCACACTGGAGCGCATGCGCACCTATTGCGAGCGACACAAAGTCTCCTTTGATGAAGCACTTTGGGCCACCCGTGCGGGAAATATTTTCACCACTCACACGCCAGTGGCAGCCGGTTTCGATCGCTATCCCATCGAAGTCTTGCGTCGCTATATTGACGAATTCTCCCAACAACTCGGCGTCCCCGCGGAACGGTTATTGGCACTGGGCAAAGCCAATCCAGAGGACTCGACAGAGTGGTTCAATATGGCCTGGCTGGCCATGCGCACCTGCGCTTTTGCCAACGGCGTCAGCGCCTTGCATGGCGCCGTCAGCCGAACCATTTTTCAACCGCTTTTCCCGCGCTGGCCGGAGCGCGAAGTGCCCATCGGGCATGTCACCAATGGCGTCCATGTGCCCACCTGGGATTCATCCCGGGCCGATAACGAGTGGCGTCAACTGTTCGGTCCGGACCGCTGGCGTCAGGACCTGGAGCGCATGCCCACCGACACCATTGAGCAACTGGACAACCACCGCCTCTGGCAGATGAAGGGTCAGGGCCGAGCGCAACTGGTGGACTACGTACGCCGACGTCTGGGCCATCAGTGGCGCCGCGAAAGCGACCCCGGTCAGTGTGCGGTATTCAGCGAACAACCGCTGGACCCGAATGTCCTTACCCTGGGCTTTGCCCGACGGTTTGCCGAGTACAAACGACCCAACCTGTTGCTGCACAACCCGGATCGACTCGCCGCCCTGCTCAACCACCCTCAGCACCCGGTGCAACTCATTGTGGCCGGCAAGGCCCATCCCGCGGACCAGTGGGGAAAGAATGCGTTACAGGCCTGGTACCGGTTTGCCCGCCGCGCCGACGTCAAAGACCGGGTGGTTTTTCTGGAGGACTACGATATCGAGCTGGCACAACATCTGGTGCAGGGCGTCGATGTCTGGCTGAACACACCGCGCCGCCCCTGGGAGGCCTGCGGCACCAGCGGCATGAAAGTGCTGGTCAACGGTGGCCTGAACCTGTCCAGCCTCGACGGCTGGTGGGCCGAGGCCTGGCACGCGGAAGTGGGTTGGGCCCTGGGAGACGGTGACGTCCACGGCGAGGAGCAGGACGATGACGATGCCACGGCGCTGTATGAACTCCTGGAGCAGGATATCGCGCCCTGTTTTTATCATCGAGACGACGCCGATATACCCACCGACTGGTTGGAACGAGTACGGCACAGCATGGCCCAACTGACCGCGTCTTTCAGTTGCAACCGGATGCTTCAGGAATACATTGAAGGCTACTATCTCCCGGCCGCCCAATTACTGGCGAACCGCACAAAGGAAAAAGGCGCCCTTGCGGCCGAACTGTTTCAATGGCATTCAGGCCTGTCCCAACATTGGCACGAAATCCACTTGGGTGAGCTGCAGTTCGATGAGCGGGATGGGCATCGTCGGGTCGGGCTGAATGTACAACTCGGCGGATTGAACCCAGAGCATCTGACCGTAGAGTTGATCGCCGACCCCACCGACGCGGAGAGCGCCATCACCCTGGCACTGACACCGGCGAGTACCTTGCAGAGCGCCACTCACAGTTACCGGTATGAAGGGCAGCTGGACAGCGCGCGCCCGGATGGCGACTTCACCGCCCGAGTGGTTCCCAGACATCCGGCGGCGATGATTCCGGCGGAGCACCAGAAAATCATCTGGCAATCGCGGTAG
- a CDS encoding efflux RND transporter periplasmic adaptor subunit — translation MKRPNRRTLIFAAITLLVIVVMIISFRDPPALVDSAQVIRGPFRITVEEEGRTRLPDRFEVSAPVAGYLNRVLLEPGDEVAQGDTLFTLNPAPADALDARTGAQARAALARAESALAAAESAVEVQRAQAELADRELVRVQRLVDQGHLSREALDRALAEARSASARLRTAQFQVDVARHERENAEAALTIAGGEVRSEPLKVTAPTEGVVLTRERQSAGRVQPGEPILTLGDLSSLQVEVDLLSPDAVRLSPGMRVELERWGGDEVLPGRVRRIEPAGFTHISALGVEEQRVWVIVDFDAQRERWKDLGDGYRVEARFILWEGDDVLQVPASALFREEKRWAVYVIEDGEAVRRTVTPGRRSGLLTEIQDGLEPGERVILHPGQDIEPGRRVEAR, via the coding sequence ATGAAACGCCCGAACCGTCGTACCCTGATTTTTGCCGCCATCACCTTGCTGGTGATTGTGGTGATGATCATCAGCTTTCGCGATCCGCCCGCGCTGGTGGACTCGGCGCAGGTGATTCGTGGTCCCTTCCGGATTACTGTCGAGGAGGAGGGGCGCACCCGCCTGCCGGATCGCTTCGAGGTCTCGGCGCCGGTGGCGGGTTACCTCAATCGAGTACTGCTTGAGCCCGGCGATGAAGTGGCTCAGGGCGATACCCTGTTTACTCTGAATCCGGCACCGGCTGACGCGCTGGATGCCCGCACCGGCGCCCAGGCCCGGGCGGCTCTGGCGCGGGCCGAGTCGGCTTTGGCCGCCGCGGAATCCGCCGTTGAAGTCCAGCGCGCCCAGGCCGAATTGGCGGACCGGGAGCTGGTACGGGTACAGCGGCTGGTGGATCAGGGCCATCTGTCCCGGGAAGCATTGGACCGGGCGCTGGCGGAAGCACGCAGTGCCAGTGCGCGTCTGCGCACGGCACAGTTTCAGGTGGATGTGGCGCGGCACGAGCGGGAAAACGCCGAAGCGGCGTTGACCATTGCCGGTGGCGAAGTCCGTTCGGAGCCGCTCAAGGTCACCGCACCGACGGAGGGTGTCGTGCTCACCCGCGAGCGACAGAGTGCCGGGCGGGTTCAACCGGGTGAACCGATACTGACCCTGGGTGATTTGAGCAGCCTGCAAGTGGAAGTGGATCTGCTCTCACCGGACGCCGTGCGTCTGAGCCCGGGAATGCGTGTGGAATTGGAACGCTGGGGCGGCGACGAGGTGTTGCCGGGACGGGTGCGCCGGATCGAACCGGCGGGCTTTACGCACATTTCCGCGCTGGGAGTGGAAGAGCAGCGCGTCTGGGTCATTGTCGATTTTGATGCGCAGCGCGAACGCTGGAAAGACCTGGGTGACGGTTACCGGGTGGAGGCGCGTTTTATTCTCTGGGAAGGTGACGATGTCTTGCAGGTGCCGGCCAGCGCCCTGTTCCGGGAAGAGAAACGCTGGGCGGTGTATGTGATTGAGGACGGCGAGGCCGTGCGCCGAACCGTGACGCCGGGACGGCGCAGTGGATTGTTGACCGAAATCCAGGACGGACTCGAGCCGGGCGAGCGGGTGATCCTCCATCCCGGCCAGGATATCGAACCGGGCCGACGGGTAGAGGCTCGCTGA
- a CDS encoding ABC transporter permease, with the protein MRALNTKLLRNLWTLKGQGLAIAVVIATGVAMFVMSFTALDALRLSQQSVYQSQRFSEVFANLKRAPESLADRLRAVPGVATLETRVQAPVKLQVPGFDQPVTGLAQSIPDGRQPQLNQLHLRTGQLPEAGRNDQVLLSEAFAEAHELQPGDRLSVVINGRYQTLWISGIALSPEYIYQIRPGDLFPDFSRYAILWMNRDALESAFDMEGAFNNVTLTLYAGANPQTTIDHLDGLLEPWGGLGAYGRDDQLSHRFIEQELEQIAAMAVFLPLIFIGVSAFLLNVVAARLIRTQREQIAVLKAFGYDSLTVAGHYLMLVLVIVLIGSILGVLLGTWLASALAGLYQDFFRFPWLEFRLRASVALTAIVIAGGATALGTLTAVYRAFRLPPAEAMRPEPPTHFRRTLIERLGIRGLSQPTRIILRNLERQPIKAGLSILGISLAVGMMMLTGFQKGSIDYMMDVQFRLAQQQDMTVSFIEPTQRGALHELAALPGVRYVEGFRSASAILHYGHRSYRGGVQGFSEPRHLVQVLDDQLQPIAIPDEGVLLTDHLATMLGIGVGDTLQVKVQEGRQPELAIPVAGLVTEFIGVGAYLRQDTLARLLGEGDTVSGAFLAVDPELVEEVNRRLEAMPRVAGVNQRDTTIRAFDDMMADSMLVFTFFSVFMAGSIAFAVVYNNARIAFAERSRELATLRVLGFTRAEIAFILLGELLLLTVLAMPLGFLLGAGLCQLLTLGMQTDLYRVPLVLTADTYASAALVVLVATLLSALMMGRALVKLDMVSALKSAE; encoded by the coding sequence ATGCGCGCTCTCAATACCAAACTGCTGCGCAACCTCTGGACCCTGAAAGGGCAGGGCCTTGCCATTGCGGTGGTGATTGCCACCGGCGTGGCCATGTTTGTGATGTCCTTTACCGCCCTGGATGCACTGCGCCTCAGCCAGCAGAGTGTGTATCAGAGCCAGCGCTTTTCCGAGGTGTTTGCCAATCTCAAGCGGGCGCCTGAATCCCTGGCCGATCGTCTGCGCGCCGTGCCCGGCGTGGCCACCCTGGAAACCCGCGTGCAGGCGCCGGTGAAACTGCAGGTGCCCGGGTTTGATCAGCCCGTTACCGGCCTCGCCCAATCCATTCCCGACGGGCGCCAGCCCCAGCTCAATCAGTTGCATCTGCGCACCGGCCAGTTGCCTGAAGCGGGCCGCAACGATCAGGTATTGTTGAGCGAAGCCTTCGCCGAGGCGCATGAATTGCAGCCCGGTGATCGCCTGTCGGTGGTGATCAATGGTCGCTACCAGACGCTGTGGATCAGCGGCATTGCCCTTTCGCCGGAGTACATCTATCAGATTCGTCCGGGCGATCTGTTTCCGGATTTTTCCCGCTACGCCATTCTCTGGATGAATCGCGATGCACTGGAATCCGCCTTTGATATGGAAGGGGCCTTCAACAACGTTACGCTGACGCTATACGCGGGGGCCAACCCGCAGACCACCATCGATCATCTGGATGGTTTGCTTGAGCCCTGGGGCGGGCTCGGCGCCTATGGTCGCGACGATCAACTGTCACACCGTTTTATTGAACAGGAACTGGAACAGATTGCCGCCATGGCGGTGTTTCTGCCGTTGATTTTTATTGGCGTGTCTGCGTTTTTGTTGAATGTGGTGGCGGCCCGATTGATCCGCACCCAGCGCGAGCAGATCGCGGTGCTGAAAGCCTTCGGTTATGACAGCCTGACCGTGGCCGGACACTACCTGATGTTGGTGTTGGTGATTGTCCTGATCGGTTCCATTCTCGGGGTGTTGTTGGGCACCTGGCTGGCCAGTGCCCTGGCCGGTCTGTATCAGGACTTTTTCCGCTTTCCCTGGTTGGAGTTCCGGCTGCGGGCCTCGGTGGCACTGACCGCCATTGTCATCGCCGGCGGCGCGACGGCGCTGGGTACCCTGACGGCGGTGTATCGGGCGTTTCGATTGCCCCCGGCGGAAGCCATGCGCCCGGAACCGCCCACCCATTTTCGTCGCACCCTGATCGAACGGTTGGGCATTCGGGGCCTGAGTCAGCCGACCCGGATTATCCTGCGCAACCTGGAGCGACAACCAATCAAGGCGGGCCTGTCGATTCTGGGTATCAGCCTCGCGGTGGGCATGATGATGCTCACCGGGTTTCAGAAAGGCTCCATCGATTACATGATGGATGTGCAGTTTCGCCTTGCCCAGCAACAGGATATGACCGTCAGTTTTATTGAACCCACCCAGCGCGGTGCTCTGCACGAGCTGGCAGCGCTCCCCGGCGTTCGTTACGTCGAGGGCTTTCGCAGCGCCTCGGCGATTCTGCACTACGGACATCGCTCTTATCGGGGCGGTGTACAGGGCTTTTCCGAGCCCCGGCATCTGGTGCAGGTGCTCGATGATCAACTGCAGCCCATCGCCATTCCCGACGAAGGGGTGTTGCTCACCGACCATCTGGCGACCATGCTCGGTATTGGTGTGGGGGATACTCTGCAGGTCAAGGTGCAGGAAGGGCGGCAGCCGGAGCTCGCCATTCCCGTGGCCGGTTTGGTCACCGAATTTATCGGCGTGGGCGCGTATCTGCGGCAGGACACCCTGGCCCGACTGCTCGGTGAGGGCGATACGGTGAGCGGCGCTTTTTTGGCGGTGGACCCGGAGCTGGTGGAGGAGGTCAATCGCCGCCTGGAGGCCATGCCCCGGGTGGCGGGAGTGAACCAGCGGGACACCACCATCCGCGCGTTCGACGATATGATGGCGGACAGTATGCTGGTGTTCACCTTTTTCAGTGTGTTTATGGCCGGATCGATCGCCTTTGCCGTGGTGTACAACAACGCGCGCATCGCCTTTGCCGAGCGCAGTCGGGAGCTGGCGACCTTGCGGGTATTGGGTTTTACCCGGGCGGAAATTGCTTTTATTTTGTTGGGTGAACTGTTGTTGCTGACCGTGCTGGCCATGCCGCTCGGCTTCCTGCTGGGGGCCGGTCTGTGTCAGTTGCTCACCCTGGGCATGCAGACCGATCTTTACCGGGTGCCGCTGGTGCTGACCGCGGACACCTATGCCAGCGCCGCCCTGGTGGTGCTGGTCGCGACCCTGTTGTCCGCCTTGATGATGGGGCGGGCACTGGTCAAACTGGATATGGTGTCGGCCCTGAAGTCGGCGGAGTAA
- a CDS encoding ABC transporter ATP-binding protein — protein MTPVFRTRGLTRVFRMGEVEIHALRGVDMELYAGEFVVLLGASGSGKSTLLNILGGLDSGTEGEVWYRETDLSHATERVLTDFRRHHVGFVFQFYNLIPSLTARENVAIVTDIARHPMDPADALALVGLEERLDHFPAQLSGGEQQRVAIARAIAKNPEVLLCDEPTGALDSKTGIKVLEVLRRINRELGTTTAVITHNAVIADMAERMIRLSDGRVSEVTENPHPVDPDQLHW, from the coding sequence ATGACACCGGTATTCCGCACCCGGGGCCTCACCCGGGTGTTTCGTATGGGCGAGGTGGAAATTCACGCGCTGCGCGGCGTGGATATGGAGCTGTACGCCGGGGAGTTTGTGGTGTTGCTCGGCGCCTCGGGCAGTGGCAAGTCCACCTTGCTCAATATTCTCGGCGGGCTGGACAGCGGTACCGAAGGGGAAGTGTGGTACCGGGAGACCGACTTGAGTCATGCGACTGAGCGAGTGCTGACGGACTTTCGTCGTCACCATGTCGGGTTTGTTTTTCAATTCTACAATCTGATTCCCAGCCTGACCGCGCGGGAGAATGTCGCCATCGTTACCGACATTGCCCGCCATCCCATGGACCCGGCCGATGCCCTGGCGCTGGTGGGACTTGAAGAGCGCTTGGATCATTTCCCGGCTCAACTGTCCGGTGGTGAACAGCAACGGGTGGCCATTGCCCGGGCCATCGCCAAAAATCCCGAAGTGTTGTTGTGCGATGAACCCACCGGTGCACTGGATTCAAAAACCGGTATCAAGGTGCTGGAAGTGCTGCGCCGGATCAACCGGGAGTTGGGTACCACCACCGCGGTGATTACCCACAATGCGGTGATTGCGGATATGGCCGAGCGGATGATTCGCCTGAGCGACGGGCGGGTGAGCGAAGTCACGGAAAACCCGCACCCCGTTGATCCCGACCAGTTGCACTGGTAA